The sequence GACGCGACATCAGGTCCATTGATGTATAATGTTCGGGTCAGTGCAATGGCCGTAAACAAacatgtggaccacatgaaagctgtaAACTCACAAATGGTGCGGGAGCGCAACATGCAGGCTCCTCAAAGATCTTTCCGATTCTTCTGGAACCCATGGTATAACAAGTGTAGAAGATATTTCAGAATCTAAAATGGACATGATGGATATCATGGCCTTGATACCTTTGTCACCTGAAGAcgtgaatgaatttcttctgggaTGCTGCAGGATGTTTCAGGGACAAGAGACATGGCACTGTGCATTACAGGCCGCAAGTATCCAAGGCAGAGCTGGGGGAACCTGACCCAGGGCCAAAATATCCCAGGAGGTGCAACAAAAAAAGAGAATCAGCCTTCGTCCTTGGAGTGAGAGGGGAGGGATACAGTGACTGTAATGGGACTGGCCAGGTAAACCCTAGGTCGACTATGCAACTCCTTTTCCTGGACTCAATCTTGGTCAGCCAGGTGGCTGTCatcgaatatgagttccctgattgaggctgctaatctaatccaatcagggagccctggctgacagatataaacaggagttgtATCAGTATTAAAGGttctccatgtataaataaagggagaTTTGGCAACAGGAACCACACTCTGTGAAGTTATTACATTTAGAGCAGAAACATTGGAAGCTGTTAGATCCCATAAGCTGCAAAATGCCTCAAACCTCAAGAAAGTTGAAAATAATCATTACTGAGGCAGATGCAGCTTTGGCATTGTACCTTTGCTGTCTCACTGACTGCATACATTTCAAAAACGATCAACAGCGGGTGCAATGGTGGCCCGTGCAATACGTTTCCATCCTGACCTTTGCATTTTCTCCTTTACTATTTACTGACTTTAATGATGATGATGTCACCAAGATCACTGTGATAAAGTGTTCTCCATGAAACCACCAGATACCAGCATGCTTTTGAACTATTTTAATGAAGACCCAATAATGAGTGAATTAAACAAGAGTACAGTATCATGAAGGGGTGTTTTATTATTTTGACAATTAATTCAACAAAATATGGTAATGCATTACAGTTGCAGACTAAAAGTCCCTCATTCGCCTGAAAGATCCAATAGTTGAACAGGTTGCTCCCCAGTCACTGAATCTTCTGTATTCACCGGGTCTCATGAAGTACTGGCGCCCTCTGTAGTTGGGATGTTCATAGAAGATCCAGTAACCGTCCATCACATGGCTGGAGTGGATGTCACGGTAACGGAAACGATCGTAGACAGATGGACAGTCATCCatgaattccatcatctgccctCCAAAGTCAGGCCTCTCATAAATTTTCATTCTGTAGGAGCCTCCTCGGTACTGCAATAGAAAGACATGAAAGATTTGTGATGCAGCTACAAAAATATCTACAATCAATAAATGAGGGACTGATGATATTTCATGCATACAGACAGAAGTATACTGATTTCAGTAAAAATCTTAATATGTTTCTGGTTTCT comes from Chiloscyllium plagiosum isolate BGI_BamShark_2017 chromosome 7, ASM401019v2, whole genome shotgun sequence and encodes:
- the LOC122551305 gene encoding gamma-crystallin M2-like: MGKIIFYEDRNFQGRHYECSSDCADLSPYFSRCNSIRVDSDWWVLYEKPNYMGYQYVLARGEYPDYQRWMGFNDNIWSCRTYPYYRGGSYRMKIYERPDFGGQMMEFMDDCPSVYDRFRYRDIHSSHVMDGYWIFYEHPNYRGRQYFMRPGEYRRFSDWGATCSTIGSFRRMRDF